Proteins found in one Methanospirillum hungatei JF-1 genomic segment:
- a CDS encoding PAS domain S-box protein gives MEKDEPDLQTRSCMISHLRNIRIPDKLPLILLIVTSVSAIIISIISLQSGWTTIFQNLYYFPIIIACAFYFLRGFLFSVMLIVFYITLIFLYTRDPSILAGEGIRAVIFTLVAGTVTYLSVQKEKATTDLAERNIELQSAYEQIQSSEEELKQQLEEIYTAQQEIDDREHTYRQLFTYNSAGIALHEIICDTDGNPVNYRFIEVNPAFTELTGLREEEIIGKTVLEVLPGTEQYWIDLYGRVALTGQSAHIENYSRELDKYFEVTAYSPRKGQFATLIQDITERSRHEALLKETNAYLENLINNANVPILVWDKNLLITRANHSFELLSGWNADDLKGKTLEILFPPENAAESMRLIRTTHDGVRWDTVRLAIQHRNGEIKTIVWNSSTIYDPDGQVIATIAQGRDITQEIHLEEEKEKLTTQIQENIAKLAILNDGIRNPLTIITSLIDMRDMIDSGELERQIREQVSRIDDMIQSLDQEWVNSVKILDYLRKHHHIHKYARNGERIKQKGSSLKHEDPQGQFVPDSKTLLIEEVQAQLYTILDSIDAIIYVADMETYELLYINKKARAVFGDDTGRKCYQWLNEGRNAPCEFCTNMRLVVNAEPAGVYRWECHNPSNNRWYDCRDRAIRWTDGRLVRLEIATDVTDEKCIDDTRNYLLHSDYLQFGEDFFQSVVRYLKEILAASYVSIDILTGNNEAQTLASCPGFDDRESGSFPIHHTIFPHVIGKKICSYDHNVHLAFQDDPLLLNLQANCYVGTTIWSYSGIPIGVISVIWKKEPETLHLAEPLLKMVSVRASGEIERLQAEKRLKENETRIREKLSSLLEPEGDISSLDLAQIIDTDELQLLMNDFYAVSGIGVAIIDLKGNVLVATGWQDICVQYHRIHPETCKNCIESDTILSQGVYPGTFRLYRCKNNMWDIATPITIGNTHIGNLFLGQFFFDDEEIDKELFRKQAQTYGFDEDAYIRALEKVPRWSHQTVDHVMHFYTRLIHLISQECWSTITLARTVNERDTLLEEAWEKDEELHHQLEELRVAHTDLIKTEEALKENLQKLRDLIETSPDIIWEIDAKGNFTYISRQVFDLLGYTPDELLNSSILKLVQKESHEMVLAELAQHLQLPGKVHSLIVSAQHKDGTERIMEIRANPVVNDDGIVIGMRGITHDVTELKSAEQELLRSEEKYRHIFEDATIGIFQTTPSGQIIMINDAMARMFGYENQAEVFRLNRRVDQDLYSISKDRKALLEDLKSGQPVFLREIEFKKKDGTIFTGSVNVRTISDEKGNPILYEGTIIDITEHKQIEKAIAQSEERFHKILDLVPDMISIHDPEMNIIYSNWNGFGSVPPECRITGSKCYTTYRGLDTICPDCLAGNALKTKQAIETEVKLPEGIWIDLRVIPLLNDEGEVILFMECVRDITEKKLADEELWEERQRLASIIAGTRAGTWEWNVQTGDVTINSIWAEMLGYSRDELMPVNIHTWENLTHPEDLPIVMDILEKHFNKENSHYDAEFRMRHKNGNWVYIHDRGQVMSWTDDGSPLMMYGTHTDITEKKEAEKALFEANKKLNLLSDITRHDIRNSLTSLLIFLDKTRLTPISEETKEDIDRIEKIALIIQKAIEFTHEYQNIGVKQAVWHDIAAMVQSVSEQLQKEPVRFRIDLNGLEVFADPLMERAILNIIENAFRYGGPDLSEIRIYYEDECQDDHLSWIIEDNGAGIRDDEKPHLFEHGYGKNTGFGLFFTREILAITGITIEENGSYGHGARFEIRIPRGKWRMES, from the coding sequence ATGGAGAAGGATGAACCTGATCTCCAAACCCGGAGTTGTATGATATCACACCTTCGTAATATCAGGATTCCAGATAAATTACCCCTCATTCTGCTTATTGTTACCAGTGTATCTGCAATTATTATTAGTATTATCTCTCTCCAGTCAGGTTGGACAACAATATTCCAGAACCTGTACTATTTTCCGATAATTATCGCCTGTGCATTTTATTTCCTGCGTGGCTTTCTCTTCTCCGTTATGCTCATAGTTTTTTACATCACTCTTATCTTCCTGTATACCCGGGATCCCTCCATCCTGGCCGGGGAAGGGATACGGGCAGTTATATTCACCCTTGTTGCCGGAACAGTTACCTATCTTTCAGTTCAAAAAGAGAAAGCAACCACAGATCTGGCAGAGCGGAATATCGAACTTCAATCGGCATATGAACAGATACAAAGTTCAGAAGAAGAACTCAAGCAGCAACTTGAGGAGATATACACTGCACAGCAGGAGATAGATGACCGGGAACATACCTACCGTCAGCTCTTTACCTACAATAGTGCCGGCATAGCCCTTCATGAGATCATCTGTGATACTGATGGAAATCCTGTAAACTATCGGTTTATCGAAGTAAATCCGGCATTTACTGAGTTAACCGGACTCAGGGAAGAAGAGATCATTGGCAAAACCGTCCTTGAAGTATTACCAGGAACTGAACAGTACTGGATTGATCTCTATGGCAGAGTAGCCCTGACCGGCCAGTCCGCCCATATTGAAAACTATAGCCGGGAACTTGATAAATATTTTGAAGTTACCGCCTATTCCCCAAGAAAAGGACAATTTGCTACTCTGATTCAGGACATCACCGAAAGGAGCAGACATGAGGCTCTCCTCAAAGAGACAAATGCATACCTTGAAAACCTGATCAACAATGCAAATGTTCCCATTCTTGTCTGGGACAAAAACCTTCTGATCACCAGGGCCAATCACTCATTTGAACTCCTGAGTGGATGGAATGCTGATGATCTGAAAGGAAAAACTCTTGAAATACTCTTTCCACCGGAGAATGCAGCAGAATCAATGCGGCTTATCAGGACCACTCATGACGGGGTCAGGTGGGATACGGTCAGACTTGCTATTCAGCACCGGAACGGCGAGATAAAAACCATCGTGTGGAATTCCTCCACCATTTATGATCCTGATGGACAGGTAATTGCAACCATTGCCCAGGGAAGAGATATCACCCAGGAGATCCACCTTGAAGAAGAGAAGGAGAAACTGACCACCCAGATTCAGGAGAATATTGCAAAACTTGCTATCCTGAATGACGGAATAAGAAATCCACTCACGATCATAACTTCTCTTATCGACATGCGAGATATGATCGATTCGGGAGAGCTGGAAAGACAGATCAGGGAGCAGGTATCACGAATCGATGATATGATCCAATCTCTGGACCAGGAATGGGTAAATTCTGTAAAGATACTGGACTATCTCAGAAAACATCATCACATTCACAAATACGCCCGGAATGGGGAAAGAATCAAGCAGAAGGGCAGCAGCCTGAAACATGAAGACCCCCAAGGGCAGTTCGTACCTGACAGCAAAACACTCTTAATTGAAGAGGTACAAGCCCAGCTCTATACGATACTGGACAGCATTGATGCTATCATCTACGTTGCTGACATGGAAACCTATGAGCTGCTCTACATTAATAAAAAGGCACGAGCAGTCTTTGGTGATGATACCGGGAGGAAATGTTATCAATGGCTGAATGAGGGCCGAAATGCCCCGTGTGAATTCTGCACAAATATGCGGCTGGTTGTGAATGCAGAGCCTGCCGGCGTATACCGGTGGGAATGTCACAACCCATCAAATAACCGGTGGTATGACTGCCGGGACCGGGCTATCAGGTGGACAGACGGAAGACTGGTCAGGCTGGAGATAGCCACAGACGTCACCGATGAGAAATGTATAGATGATACACGAAATTACCTTCTTCATTCAGATTACCTCCAGTTCGGAGAAGACTTCTTCCAGTCTGTCGTCCGGTACCTCAAAGAGATCCTCGCAGCATCCTATGTCTCAATCGATATTCTAACCGGAAATAATGAGGCACAAACCCTTGCATCCTGTCCCGGTTTTGATGATCGTGAATCAGGGTCATTTCCGATTCATCATACCATATTCCCTCATGTTATTGGGAAAAAGATCTGCTCATATGACCACAATGTGCACCTCGCTTTTCAGGATGATCCCCTCCTTTTGAACCTACAGGCCAATTGTTATGTCGGGACAACAATCTGGAGTTATTCAGGAATTCCTATCGGAGTCATCTCGGTCATTTGGAAAAAGGAACCTGAAACCCTGCACCTTGCAGAACCTCTTCTCAAGATGGTGTCTGTCAGAGCATCAGGAGAGATAGAGCGTTTGCAGGCAGAAAAGCGACTAAAAGAGAATGAAACCAGAATCAGGGAGAAACTCTCCTCTCTCCTTGAACCTGAAGGAGATATCAGCAGCCTGGACCTGGCACAGATCATTGATACCGACGAATTACAGCTTCTGATGAATGATTTTTACGCAGTCTCCGGGATTGGAGTTGCCATTATTGATCTGAAGGGAAATGTCCTGGTTGCGACCGGTTGGCAGGATATATGTGTGCAATATCACAGGATTCATCCGGAGACCTGTAAAAACTGCATTGAAAGTGATACGATCTTATCACAGGGTGTATATCCGGGTACATTCCGGTTGTACCGGTGTAAAAACAATATGTGGGATATCGCAACGCCCATTACCATAGGAAACACCCATATTGGAAATCTGTTTCTGGGGCAGTTTTTCTTCGATGATGAAGAGATTGACAAAGAACTATTCAGAAAGCAGGCACAAACGTATGGATTTGACGAAGATGCATACATACGGGCTCTTGAGAAGGTTCCCCGGTGGAGTCATCAGACGGTTGATCATGTCATGCACTTTTACACCCGGCTTATACACCTGATATCACAGGAATGCTGGAGTACAATTACCCTTGCACGGACAGTGAATGAGCGGGATACCCTCCTTGAGGAGGCATGGGAGAAGGATGAGGAATTACACCACCAACTTGAAGAGTTGCGGGTCGCTCATACAGACCTTATCAAAACAGAGGAGGCACTCAAAGAGAACCTGCAAAAATTAAGAGATCTGATAGAAACATCACCAGATATCATCTGGGAGATAGATGCAAAGGGAAATTTCACCTATATCAGCCGGCAGGTGTTTGATCTTCTTGGATATACCCCTGATGAACTGCTCAATTCATCAATTCTCAAACTTGTACAGAAAGAATCCCACGAGATGGTCCTTGCCGAACTTGCACAACACCTGCAATTACCTGGGAAAGTTCATTCCCTTATCGTCTCTGCACAACATAAAGACGGCACAGAACGAATCATGGAGATTCGGGCAAACCCGGTTGTGAATGATGATGGAATTGTAATCGGGATGCGGGGGATTACCCATGATGTCACCGAGCTCAAATCTGCAGAACAGGAGTTACTAAGAAGTGAGGAAAAATACCGGCATATCTTTGAAGATGCTACAATAGGGATATTCCAGACGACACCATCCGGGCAGATTATCATGATCAATGATGCAATGGCACGGATGTTTGGGTATGAAAACCAGGCCGAAGTATTCAGGCTGAACCGGAGAGTAGACCAGGATCTGTATTCCATATCAAAGGACAGAAAGGCCCTTTTAGAAGATCTGAAATCAGGCCAGCCGGTATTTCTCAGAGAGATAGAATTTAAGAAAAAAGACGGAACTATTTTCACAGGTTCGGTCAATGTCCGGACTATTTCTGATGAAAAGGGGAACCCCATCCTCTACGAAGGGACAATTATTGATATTACCGAACATAAACAGATCGAAAAGGCGATTGCTCAAAGCGAAGAACGGTTCCACAAAATACTCGATCTTGTTCCTGATATGATCTCAATCCATGACCCGGAGATGAATATCATCTATAGCAACTGGAATGGATTCGGATCAGTTCCTCCAGAATGCCGGATAACTGGTTCAAAATGTTATACAACCTACCGTGGCCTGGATACTATATGTCCTGACTGCCTGGCAGGTAATGCATTAAAAACCAAACAGGCAATTGAGACCGAAGTGAAACTACCGGAAGGAATATGGATTGATCTCCGGGTCATTCCCCTGCTGAACGATGAAGGGGAAGTTATTCTTTTCATGGAATGCGTCAGGGATATTACCGAGAAAAAACTTGCCGACGAAGAACTCTGGGAAGAGCGGCAGCGTCTCGCTAGTATAATCGCCGGAACCAGGGCAGGAACATGGGAATGGAATGTCCAGACAGGAGATGTCACCATCAATTCCATATGGGCAGAGATGCTGGGGTATTCCAGAGATGAACTTATGCCGGTGAATATCCATACCTGGGAAAATCTCACTCACCCTGAGGATCTTCCTATCGTGATGGATATCCTGGAAAAACATTTCAACAAAGAAAATAGTCATTATGATGCAGAATTCCGGATGCGACATAAAAACGGGAATTGGGTATATATTCATGATCGCGGACAGGTAATGTCCTGGACTGACGACGGGTCACCCCTCATGATGTATGGAACCCATACCGATATTACAGAGAAAAAAGAAGCGGAAAAAGCACTTTTTGAGGCAAATAAGAAATTAAATCTTCTCTCTGACATTACCAGGCATGATATCAGGAACTCACTAACCAGCCTTCTTATCTTCCTTGATAAAACCAGACTTACCCCAATTTCAGAGGAAACAAAGGAGGACATTGACAGAATTGAAAAGATTGCCCTTATTATACAGAAAGCCATAGAATTTACTCATGAATATCAGAATATCGGTGTGAAACAGGCAGTATGGCATGATATTGCAGCAATGGTTCAATCGGTATCAGAGCAGCTGCAAAAGGAACCCGTCAGATTCAGAATAGATCTGAACGGTCTTGAGGTCTTTGCCGATCCGCTTATGGAACGGGCAATATTAAATATAATTGAAAATGCTTTCCGGTATGGAGGTCCCGATCTCTCAGAGATACGGATTTACTATGAAGATGAATGTCAGGATGACCATCTCTCATGGATAATTGAAGATAACGGAGCCGGAATCCGTGATGACGAAAAGCCACACCTCTTTGAGCATGGATATGGGAAAAATACCGGTTTTGGGTTATTTTTCACCAGAGAGATCCTGGCTATTACCGGCATTACCATTGAAGAGAACGGGAGTTATGGACATGGAGCAAGGTTTGAGATTCGAATTCCACGGGGAAAGTGGAGGATGGAGAGTTAA
- a CDS encoding ATP-binding protein — protein MTLKKLPIGIQSFSTIITDGYAYVDKTKYISKLALQGKYYFLSRPRRFGKSLLIDTIDCAFSGKRDLFSGLYLDTAESGWDFSFQYPVLRIDWSVAPVRTPEELERRIHEILDTWALHYECTPVPSTSGGKLDFIVRTIQQKTGMQVVILIDEYDKPILDTLKTPGIAAEMRDMLRDFYGVLKSLDSSLKFVMLTGVSKFVKTGIFSGLNNLNDITLDRSYSAICGYTEYDLDQVFKAYIHEFDKDKVREWYNGYSWTGERVYNPFDILLLFSKGIFRPYWFETGTPGFLIELWKNAPRLPAEFDGMVVGEEILGSFDPEQIRVETLLFQAGYLTIHSWESNPDIGTWYTLGFPNREVRESFNRMILSILGPDTPNISVPAYRTILESGDTEGLRTRIQALFASIPHDWYRKNPISQYEGYYASVFYAWLSSLGFTVIPEDVTNKGRIDLSVQTGLITWIFEFKVFGIDRSGERNPLDHIKNQGYAEKYLAESKQVILVGIVWNPKTRNIEQWEVATE, from the coding sequence ATGACTTTGAAAAAACTTCCCATAGGTATCCAGTCCTTTTCCACCATCATTACCGACGGGTATGCCTATGTGGATAAAACTAAATATATTTCAAAACTCGCTCTACAGGGTAAATATTATTTTCTCTCACGGCCCCGAAGATTTGGTAAAAGCCTTCTTATTGATACCATCGATTGTGCATTTTCTGGAAAACGGGATCTCTTTTCAGGATTATATCTTGACACAGCAGAATCAGGATGGGATTTTTCTTTCCAATACCCGGTTCTCAGAATTGACTGGTCAGTTGCACCAGTCCGGACACCAGAGGAGCTCGAGCGGAGAATTCATGAAATTCTGGACACTTGGGCTCTTCATTATGAATGCACCCCGGTTCCCTCTACGAGTGGGGGAAAATTAGATTTTATAGTCAGAACTATTCAGCAGAAGACCGGGATGCAGGTAGTAATACTCATCGACGAATATGATAAACCGATCCTGGATACCCTGAAAACACCGGGTATCGCTGCAGAGATGAGGGATATGTTGAGGGACTTTTACGGAGTCCTTAAATCCCTCGATTCCAGCCTGAAGTTTGTGATGCTTACCGGCGTCTCAAAATTTGTAAAGACAGGGATATTTTCCGGCCTGAATAACCTGAATGATATCACGCTTGACAGATCATACTCTGCTATCTGTGGATATACAGAATATGATTTAGACCAGGTGTTTAAAGCATATATTCATGAATTTGATAAAGATAAGGTCAGGGAATGGTATAATGGCTATTCCTGGACCGGAGAACGAGTATACAATCCCTTTGACATTCTTCTTCTCTTTTCCAAAGGAATATTCAGACCATACTGGTTTGAGACCGGGACACCGGGTTTTCTCATCGAGCTGTGGAAAAATGCTCCACGTTTACCGGCAGAATTTGACGGGATGGTTGTCGGAGAAGAAATTTTAGGATCTTTTGATCCTGAGCAGATTCGAGTTGAAACGCTCCTTTTTCAGGCAGGGTACCTGACGATCCATTCCTGGGAGAGTAATCCGGATATCGGGACATGGTATACCCTGGGATTTCCAAACCGTGAAGTAAGAGAATCCTTTAACCGAATGATTCTATCTATTCTCGGTCCGGATACACCGAATATATCTGTCCCGGCTTATCGGACAATTTTGGAGAGTGGTGATACCGAGGGATTGCGTACCCGTATCCAGGCATTGTTTGCATCAATTCCTCATGACTGGTACAGGAAAAACCCGATTTCTCAATATGAAGGCTATTATGCCAGTGTTTTCTATGCATGGTTATCCAGTCTTGGTTTTACCGTAATCCCTGAGGATGTCACAAATAAAGGGAGGATTGATCTTTCAGTTCAGACCGGCCTCATTACATGGATATTTGAATTCAAGGTGTTCGGAATTGATCGCAGTGGAGAGAGAAACCCTCTTGACCACATTAAAAATCAGGGATATGCTGAGAAGTACCTGGCTGAATCAAAACAGGTGATTCTGGTCGGTATCGTATGGAATCCGAAAACACGGAATATTGAGCAATGGGAAGTGGCAACCGAATAG